GTTGTAACTGGGTGGTAGGGAGGAAGGAATGTAACAGGCCCTTAGCGACTCATTAAGGTTTCTCCCTTATCCGAGGAGTCCCTGGTGGCGTGAACATGGTGCCAAGTGGATTAGCTGGCGCCTTTGCCCTTCCTAGAGACAGCAACAGGGCCCTGGGGTACAGTGGGGTGTGTCTGCTTGCGTTAGCTCTTTCAAAGCCCTGGGGCTCTCACACTAACCCCCAGAAACAGCCAGAGTCAAGGTCTACAAAAatatatggatttatttatttatttattttttttatccaaaaAGTGAGCCTGGGTGGGGCATTGAGTGGGAAAGGAGGGCTGGAAACCAGAGAGGCCTTGGGGGTTGCCCAGATGCTCACTGAGGTGGAGACCATgtcgggagggggaggggatgcagGTTTGGCTGATGTTGGGAGGTGGGATCTGCACAAGGGTAATGTTAGAATGCTTTGAGCTGCTGACAGCAGAAGGGACCACCTTGCATGACAGCCTgtagagagacagaaacagatgttGGCAGGCCCAAGTCAAGAGTATGAACAGACATTATTAGGACCCCCCTTGGCGTCCACTCTTAAGACGGGGACTGCAAACTGAAAAAAAACTCAGGGACCAAACAAATAAGGCAAGTCAATTGGACATCAAGAAATGATCAACAAGCCGGAGGCTGAAGAAATGGGGGGCTGCTTCTTCAGCCACCCAAGACTAGGGATTGCTGATGCATGTTGGCTCTTGGTAGCCAGACAccactgtcttttgttttgtttcgttttgtttttcttgagaagTTAGAATACTGAGTATTTTGTGGTTCTATCTGGAGTTCGATGCTGGTAACTAACTCGTAGTCTGAAGAAGAAAAGGCACATCTGTTCTGAGAGCCAAAGGCACATCTGGGGCTCTcagttgttttctgtgtgtgccaTGGGGTGAAGTGAACTCCTTCAGCTTGGCGGCTGGCAGGAGGCCTAAGATGTCCTGGGCTTCTCTAATGATGGCTAGAATCTCAAACTCATTCCCCTCAAGGTGACGTTGTTctcagggtcctctgcaaaggaCCCAGAATCTGGGACAGAAGAGCTCCATAGTACTATAATGTCATCTAGCCCTCTTACTCTAGACCCTGCTTGGTCTAACCTCAGCCTTCCTTTACTAGGTTAGACCCTTGCTCTTGACCATTCTTCTGTTCCCAGTCTATACCTACCTCCAAGTCTTGGGGAGAAAGTAAGACATCTCCTCTGTGTAGCCCAACAGGGCGCCATGGTCCATTTCATGCCTGCTGGATTCCACGGCTTCAGGTGACTCCCCTTCCagaagaggaggatgggggatggTTTAGAAAATGGAACGGGGTTAGATGTGGCCACTCGTTGTTAAAAAGTCAGAGAATCCAGAGCCAACCAGTCCAGCTGGCAGCTGCTGACCCCAAGGCAAGAGGCCAAAGAGCCCAGCGCCTCCCTGGATGGCAGGTGGTAAAGCCTACCCCAGACAGGCCTGGGCCCAAGGCCAGGGTCAGTGGAATGTGTCTGACCCAGACTGGAAGCTGTGCTTCAGGAGGCTTGGGGTCAGGGGAGAAGCCTCTGGCACTGGAGAGGGTCCGAGAGTTTCAGGTTCCGAGGGGTAGGGTGGCATCGTGGAAGGTCTCAGCTCTGAGGGGGTGGCCCCTATCTCCACAGTCCCAACACTGGCTGGACAGTGGACTACAGCGAGTGTAGTGTTCTGGAGACCAGGTGGCGGTCCAGACATATGAGGAGAGATGCATGGTAGTCTCTGGTGGGGGCAAGGCAGGTCTGGGAGCCAAGCTGGGCCAGCTGGTTGGCTTGGGAGACCCAGCCTGGCCTGTAAGAGGCCCATCACTTGCCGCAGCTCCTGGCTCAGCTGAGACACTTCCTTATTGAGACGGGAGATCTGTTGAAAACATAGCAAAATGTCCCATGGATGCCATAGCAGTAACCaggccacccctcctcccccacgcTACAGTTTACAAAATTCTTCAACCACTGTCTGCTCACATCcacctgggaagaaagaagagcaggaGCTAAAATAGCCTATGAGTACCCCGATTTATTTCCAAAAAGTTATTTGCAGCAGCGGACACGGACACTGCTGTCCCTATTCCCTGGCTTTttatgaattgtgtgtgtgtgtgtgtgtgtgcgcgcgcgcgcgtgtatgcagtgcatgtgtgtttgtgtatgtgtgtacacttgcGTGCAGGTGTTCTTCTCGGCCTGAAGTCAACATTGGGTAACTTCCTCTTATTctctatggttttgtttgtttggttggttttgtttttgtttgtttgtttgtttgtttgttttaagacagagcctcactggatggtggtggcacacttgTTTAATCCCAGAGGCTGGTGGaactttgtgaatttgaggccagcctggtctagagttccaggacaaagggaaaaaaaaaaaaatactgagacaGAGTCCCTCACTGAAATTGGAGCTCACCAGCCACCTAGACTGGCTAACTGACATGTGTCCACGTGTCTGTCCAAATCCCTTCCCCATCACCAGTGTTACAAACATGTAGCACTGCTCCTGGCTTTTAGTGTGCACTAGGGGggtcagaactcaggtccttacgcCTAATGTGGCGGGCACTTTACCAATTAAGCCATCTCCCTGAGACTGTCTCAGataactcaggctggtctcaaacttgccaTGTAGGCAAGGATGGTcctgaattcttgatcctccaTTGCCTCTATCCCTGGAGttttggggttacaggcatgggccactacACTTGGCTCACTCTCTATGGAATCCATTGAGAAACTTGTTAAAATGCCGAGTTCTTGGCCCCACCTGAGACATTCCAAACTGGCTGAAGTCAGGGAACTTGTATTGTAAAGGGTAGTACTGATACAAACCCAGGTCTGGGAATCACTGCCCTGGAGCTGAGGGTCGCCCGAGGCCGTAAGCAGAAGCAGAGCTAGCCATTAACCTTGAACTGGAGAGAGCTCTAGGCCCTGCTCTGGCCCAGATGCTGCCTCTCTGGGCTGCAGGCTGTTTATCAGAACGGAGGGAAGGTGACTCCCAGGGGGTTGAGTGTGGTAGCTGTGTGGCGACAGACAGTACTGAGATCCCTTGGGGAAGAAGTAGAGGCAGTGCCTAGCCTAGTCTAAGTATATAGAATATGGTCTCTTCCTGGCCAGTATTCAGCCATAAGGGCATAGGCTCTCTAAGCCTAaaagtgcacgcacacacacgcgcgcgcgcgcacacacacacacacacacacacacacacacacacacacacagcccaagaCTGGGTAAAGGTAAAAAGGGAAAGGACTTAAACTTTGGGCATTGGACTTGTACTTGGTTGGATGGTCCCAGGCTGTAAATGGAGACCCAGACGTGGGAGAGGGAGGTGTTAGTGAATACTCAAGATGCAGTGGGACCCGGACCAGATGTGTGTGCACTCTTATCCTCACACTTCTGGGAAGGACATACtatttttctatcatctatctgtctgtcttttttcgagacagggtttctccgccTAGccctctacctgtcctgaactctgtaGACCTTGGACTCAGACATtgtctgccactgcctcctgagtgctgggattaaaggcgtgcattgtctgccactgcctcctgagtgctgggattaaaggcgtgcgcgccATCACCACCCGTACACTGACAGATTCTTTTTCTAACTTTGAGTTGAGGAAAGAGAAGCCCAGCGTAGCTGCGGAACTTGCCCAGAGTGATTTAGCTAGTGTGACTAACAGAACTCAGGATTCTGGCTAGCTCTAGGACATGACAGGCTCCTCTCAGACCCAAGacaatatccccccccccccgggattGGAGGGGAAGAGCCAAGCCAAACTCACCTCTTGGTTCAGCCTGCAGACCTTTTCCTTTAcctcctctgctgcctctgtGGCCAGTTCCCGGCTGAGCCTGGGGCCTGCTGCGGGCGGAATGGGGTGAAGAGGTACAGATGAGTCCATGGAGCGTGAATCCCCAAGTCCCCACACTTCTCTGTTGCCTGGCAAGCAGGAGGTAAGGAATAGAATGCTCTTGATCCTTCAGAGAGACGGGGAAGCCGACACCAGAGGCTGGGTTTGTGGCCCTGTGActcccccagcctctgctcttCCTCCATGCCTGCCCCTCTCCAGCTCTAGGCCACAGGGCTTCTTGGCATTCAAACATAGTGTCTCTTCTGTGCGTGCCTTTAGATCTTTGAACAGTTGCTCCACTTTACCAGAGTGGCCAcgctctctctcctgttctttttaattacacttatttatttacagcTGTGTACAGGTGTGTCCCACGGTGCCGGGACAACtttcagaaatcagttctctcatTCCACCATACAGGTTCTAGGGGTCACACTCAATCAGGCTTTACCACTGAACCGTGTCAGTGGCTCCTTGCGGTCCGTTTAAGAAGCAGCCAAGGTGTCCCTCCAGTTCTACCCAAAGTcttgctctccttcctccctgttgTAGAACTCGGCGCAGAATTCTAGAATTGTTTATCTGTGTGCACAGGTattgctgcccccacccccagcccccggATAAAATGTTGGCAGGATCTGAATTGGTTGTATGTTACTTTTGGCATGATCTAGTTTAGCTGTGTACTCCTAGGATGGCAGGGAACACATGTGACATGGATGGttagatggaaggatggatgagacagatgagtggatggatgaatgggcaTGTGACAAGGTAGATGGGTTGATGGGGACAGGTGGATAGAcaggtaagtggatggatggataaatgggcAGATACAGAAGTGGTTGTGATTTGAAGTCACTGTGGTTTCTTACCTGAAGGGGGAGCCTGTGAGCGAGTTCTGGTGGGCTCTGGCCTCTTGCTGAACCGGAATGTAGGAGCCTCGGCTGTGTTACTGGAGTCTTCAATGCCATCCACGATCCTGAGGGTAGAGTAGTGTTCATCAGCACCATAGGGAGGGTGCGGGACCAGAATAGAGTAGGCAGAGGGTCAAtgagggcagcagaggcaggaaactgGGGAAGAACAGTGGTCAAAGCAGAATGGGTTTGCAAGCTGTGGTCGGAAAGGCAGGGTTGGCAAATGGGGCAGAGACAGTAAGGAACACTGGTTGGAACGCTGGGAATGGAGCCcaaagaaggttctggaagccAGCAGGGATATGGGAAAGGCAAGGAAGGCTGGCATCTCACCGGGGACTGAGGTCCGGAGGTCCAAATGTTCCCAGTGGGGGAATGAGGAGCTGGGGGGGCTTCCAGGCAGCAGAGCCCCTGGGGGGGCCGTGCGGGGAGGGACTCTGACCCCGGCCAgccagggcaggggaaggagatggggacagggaaggagaggaaacaagGGCTGAAAATGGGGGCAGCTCCTCGCCCAAAAGGCTGACCAGGGACCCCCGAGGTCGTGCTGGACTGAGGTTGGGCAGCAGGTGGGGCCGACGGGGCTTGGAACCAGCCCCAGGCTCCGTGCCACCCTCGGTTTCTGTGATGGATGGCAGAGTCTTGTCTGAGGAGGAACCAAGAGTGTCGGAGCGTGCctgtgggaagagggaggagcaTCTGTTGTTACTGGGAAGCAGACTCAGGACCCTTCACTGGGATGCGACCCTCAGCACCGTACGCAATCCCGATCCATCCCCTGTCCCTTTTCCCTGTGGCAGAGGAGCTAAGGAAAGCTGCCCCGCCTCCCAACCTCTCCACAgaacaaccccaccccacccagaaaTTCGGATTACCTGGGAGAGGCGAGGAGAACGTGAGAAGCGGCCGAGGCCCTGTGGAGACAGTGGGGATTCAAACTGACTCCTACCTCTCCACTCCTCTGGTATAGCCCCTCATCACTCTTTCGAACAGTGTTAAGGGACTGAGTACATGGGACCACCAACTCCACCTCAGAGGAATTCAGAATGACAAACTGAGCCCCAAAGTAGCAAATGACAAAGACCTAAGGTCATCACAGCACGCCAGCCTAAAACAGAGTGGGAACCACTGGGACAATAGCAGGGGAAAGGAActttggtggtgatggtggggggGGTGTTGCATCACTTCAGAGAGATACCTAAAAGAAGGGATCGTTCATAAAGATAAGACAAGGCTGAGAGGTACCGGGCAATAGTAGAAGGCTGTGAGAGATTGGCCAGGGACTGGGTGAGGCCCAAGTGGAGTGGAGTGGGAAGATAGTATATATGAAGCAATAGAAGGTAGTTGGAGTGAGAGGTGATGTTTTTAGGGAGGAGAGAGCTGCAAGAGGATGTCTGTTCTGAAGGAAGGTAcctcagtgtgtgagtgtgtgtgtgtgttgggggggggcagccATATATCGTCTACATACATTGTTTTCAGAACCTTGGCGCAGGTTGAAGGTTAGGTCCCGGGGTAGACCAGCCCGGAAGGCAGCCGCATATTCTGGATACAGCCGCAGGACCTCGGCCAGCCCTCGGCTGCTCAGCTGCTGCAGGCCACAGTAAGTCAGAGCTTTCACATCGGCGCTGGTCTTCAGCACGCAGCTGGGGCCTGCCCCTGACCCAGGCTCCTGTCCCAACTCAGGGATGTCTGCCCCAATCAAGTCCCCCTTCCCTGTGGGTAGAGGAAGGGGACCGTCGTCAACTGGGATGAAGGGAATATCAGTGGGAGATGGTCCATACATCTGAGAGATGATGGTCAGAGTACTTAAGGATGATTGAAGGGAGTTAGTGCATTGGAAGAGGGAATCAGGGAACTCGTAAGAGGCCTATGGAGAATGGCAGGTGAGGCTGGGCAGCAGCCAGTGGAAGATGTCTATAGTGCTGAGAAACGGCCAATAGAATTGAATGATCAATAAAGAATGGTCAGAGGGATCAGTTAAACAGTAAAGGTCAACAGGTTTTAGAGTCGTTTGGGGACAGGTCAATGGAACTGGAAGATAATGCAATAGAAAAGAAGGAGTTGGCACGAATGACAGCCACTGATGGAGGGCCCATGGGTTAAAGGGTGGCCAAAGAGTTAGGGCAGAGTGGGAGGAATGGCCAAGGGGGAACTGAAGGGATCGTGGACGAATACTCCTCAGTAGGCATTCTAGGTACTAGTTAGAGGTCTCCCGTCCCCAGAACCCCAGGCTATCCCTTAAGGCCCTTATCCTCTGGAGAAGGTCTTAGAATGGGCAGTCTGAGATGGTGGGGTTCTCACCCAGGATGGCCAGCACCATGTTGTCTCGGAGCACCTCAAGCGAGCCAGAGCAGACGTAGTAGTGTGCCTGGAGGGCATCCCCATGGCGTAACAGGTATTCCCCAGGAGCACAGAAGGAGGTCTTGATGTGCAAGGAGAGGGCCCTCAGGCAGCCCCTGCTAGCAGCTCcaaacagaggcagctgcaggaTCTCCCGGTTCAGGTGCATGGCAATGTCAGCTCGCAGCTCGTCCGGGAAGTCACGCAGTAACTGTCAGAAGTGGCAGAGGTCCCTCTGACCATCCGTCCCCCTTGCCAGTCACTGCTCAAACCTACAAATGAGTTGGGCTGTCCCCAAGGCAAGGGTGCCAACTTGCCCTCTCTCTGAAATTACCTACTGGACCTTAGGGAGGCTCCTTTCCTAGCTTCAATTTTCCTTACTGTGTTGATCACCAAATCTAAGTGCTGGGCAGAGACCAAGTCTTCCCTCTGGGAACCGCACGTAGCCGCACACACTGAGCAGTTCATAGACTCTGGTGGCTCAGTTCTAAACAGTCAGGAgtcatccacttggacttggcAAAGTAGCGATCAGTCATCTTTGTTCCTACATTTCTGGGGGCTTTggaccctctttttttttttttttttttttNNNNNNNNNNNNNNNNNNNNNNNNNNNNNNNNNNNNNNNNNNNNNNNNNNNNNNNNNNNNNNNNNNNNNNNNNNNNNNNNNNNNNNNNNNNNNNNNNNNNNNNNNNNNNNNNNNNNNNNNNNNNNNNNNNNNNNNNNNNNNNNNNNNNNNNNNNNNNNNNNNNNNNNNNNNNNNNNNNNNNNNNNNNNNNNNNNNNNNNNNNNNNNNNNNNNNNNNNNNNNNNNNNNNNNNNNNNNNNNNNNNNNNNNNNNNNNNNNNNNNNNNNNNNNNNNNNNNNNNNNNNNNNNNNNNNNNNNNNNNNNNNNNNNNNNNNNNNNNNNNNNNNNNNNNNNNNNNNNNNNNNNNNNNNNNNNNNNNNNNNNNNNNNNNNNNNNNNNNNNNNNNNNNNNNNNNNNNNNNNNNNNNNNNNNNNNNNNNNNNNNNNNNNNNNNNNNNNNNNNNNNNNNNNNNNNNNNNNNNNNNNNNNNNNNNNNNNNNNNNNNNNNNNNNNNNNNNNNNNNNNNNNNNNNNNNNNNNNNNNNNNNNNNNNNNNNNNNNNNNNNNNNNNNNNNNNNNNNNNNNNNNNNNNNNNNNNNNNNNNNNNNNNNNNNNNNNNNNNNNNNNNNNNNNNNNNNNNNNNNNtctctctctctctctctctctctccctctctccctctctccagggtttctctgtatagccctgactgtcctggaactcactctgtagaccaggcaggcctcgaactcagaaatcctcctgcctctgtctcccaggtgcgccaccacgcccgtgAGCTGCTCTCTTGCAACCAACTAGAACTTGCCTGCTCTTGTGGGTCCTTTTCTGGCCAATGCTTCccatctgcttcctcctccaccctctttGCCGCACCCCCTTCTTAGAGATCTGACAGGATAAAACTGCAAACTCAAGGCTATCTGCTCTTGGGGCTGCAGCTGCCGAGCCCTGACTCTGGCACTGCACCCCTCCCAACACAGCCTCCCCTCTCTGGAACTGACTTTACTACTTTCAAATCCTTGAACTCATTTGCTCTACTttaccagcactcaggaacctAGGTTGCTTCCTTTTTGGGGGAGAGGGTGGAATGATCTCCTGGCAGACTGATTCTCTTGTCCATGATGTATCCCTTTCTCTGCCATCTTCCTTGTCCCCTCTGGGCTCAGACACAATGAGGGCCCTACTTCAGGAACTCACTCCTATATGGTTCCAGTCACGACGTGTTTCTCTATACTGGGCCCCCTCTCTCACCTTTCTTAGGGTCTCCTTTAGGGCCGAGGCTGCCTGTAATCATCTCTAGCTACTGCCCCATTCTCCACTGGGATCGGTACATAAGAGAGAAGGATGGCTTGGCCCACTCTAGTACTGGGGCAAACTGTGAAGCCTACCAcaacggggaaactgaggcccagagaaggcAAGGTGTCCGCTCAAGTCCAGACTCAAGCATTCTGCTTCCTTTCAACCTCCACGTTCAAGCACCAAAGAGAGGGATTTGGATTTGGCTGGGTGCACGTCCTTGCTGAGAGCCCGGTGTCTCCTTACACCCCGGTTGCCTCTGTTCCACACCCGGAGAGGCACTAGCCCTTCCTTACTGCACTGCCACATGGCAGGAGCCCTTGCTCAACGCTACCTCGTTGGCATCGATGCCGCTGTTGACTGCCCACGTAGTCTGGAAGTACTCGAGCATGCGCTGCTTGAGTGGGCGGGGCAGACGATGCACTCGGATGAAGTCCTTGAGATCCTTCATGCGGCTGTGGTAGAGCGACCGTCGGGAGTACATGCGCTGGATGATGGCTGTCACATTCCCAAACACCACTGCGTGCATCAGCGCTACAGAGGTGGCAACCCAGAGTATCAGAGGTGCACACCGCACATTTGCAACTTGTACTCCCCGAATCACCCTGCCTTGGATGGGGGCATCTCAGAGGTTCTGGGGAAGGAGAGCTAGCACAGGAGCCCGCTAGCTCTCCTGTGAGTACAACTAGCAATTGAAGTAGGGGGAAGTAGGTGGCGATCCTTAGATGGGGCACACCCATACTCCTCTCTCATCACCCGCTTGGCCATGACCTTGGGTATTTTTACCCCTTGAAAGAGATCACAACTGTTTATGGGCACAGTCATGGGCAGCAAATGAACACGTGACTGTATGAACTTGGGTGGGCACCTTCCTTTCTCTGAGGCTTATTTCCCTGTACACAAGTCCCTGCAAATAGTGGGTCTGGCCTCACCGCCTATGAGCATCGTGCAGATGGAGAAGATCTTCTCAGCGTCAGTGTTGGCACACACGTTGCCGAAGCCTACACTGGTGAGGCTGCTCAGCGTGAAGTACAGCGCAGCGATGTAGGCACTGCGCCGAGATGGTCCACCCGCCGAGCCGTTGACATAAGGCTCCTCCAGCCGCTTGCCCAGCTCATGCAACCAACCTGTGATAAGAGCAAGGGAAGAAATCACGGCTACACAAGCACTGGAAACCGCATTTCCCTGATCTGCCTGTTTGGCCTTGGATACATATTTATAGAGGAGAAGGGCAGTTTGTAGCCCCTGAGACAGGAAGTGTGCTGAGCAGCTGTGACTGGGCCCGGAGGCCAGGAACTGCCTACCCTTGATTCCAAGGCTACCCACTCCATACACCGCTGACCACAGGGGCCCCTTCAACTCTCTGGTACATTACTGTGtgtttctcgtgtgtgtgtgtgtgtgtgtgtgtgtgtgtgtgtgtgtgtgtgtgtgtgtagggaaaaTGCTGAGAtctgagccagccagggctgtccCTACCATCACCTGTTAACACTGTCAAGGGGAAACGAAAACAAACCATTACAAGTGGAAGGCAAGCTACAGAAGTATATTAGAAACTATAgcagggccgggcagtggtggtgcacgcctttaatcccagaacttgggaggcagaggcagtcggatttctgagtttgagaccagcctggtctacaaagtgagttccaggccagggctatacagtcttgaaaaaaaaaagagagagagagagaaaaagaaaaaagaaaaaagaaaccatagcaGGTTGGttgggcagaggggaggggggaggaataTGGATCTTAGGGACATAACTCTCTTAGGACATGGTATTTATCTGAGAGAATAGAAAATTCAccttggggaaagaaaggagcCCAGGCCTCTCAGGGAGAAATATGTACAAGGCCCATAGTGAGAAATCGGCGGTTACTAGGTCCAGGAGGGCAGCTAGTGTACACGGGCTGTACAGGAGAAGACAGTGGGGACACAGATCACACAGGCCTGCCTCGGACACATGAGCACAGCATGGAGTTAGAGGGCAGTGACAAGATTATGTAAGGGCCTGGGTAGAACCAGGGTGGGTCAGTgtctattatgttttaaaattattattacagatttacttattttatttttaatgtgtatgagtgtttgcaaATGGTTATATATGGACACAAGTAGATGTAGGGAATGGGTCAGTGtctactactttttaaaattattattattatagttttttgggttttttttttttttggtttttttttcgagacagggtttctctgtagagccctggctgtcctggaactcactctgtagaccaggctggcctcgaactcagaaatccgcctgcctctgcctcctgagtgctgggattaaaggcgtgtgccaccacacccgacagattttttttattattatagatttatttatttcattttttactgTGCATGAGTGTTAGTCAACATGTTATGTAtttgtaccgtgtgtgtgtgtgtgtgtgtgtgtgtccatgtccatctgtccgtctgtctgtctgtcacttgcacaggtcagaagagggcagtagatcTCCTGTGAGTTACCTATCATagggatgttgggaactgaacccaggtcctctgcaaggccaacaagtgctcttaacccttgagcccATTGAGGGAGTCATGAAGAGTGGAAGGTGGGTTAGACTGGACAAGGTGGTAGAGATGGAGGGAGATCCAAGTGGTGGGTCAGTGTGGGCTGATGGAGTGGGAGAAACAGCGCCAAGGATCTGACCTACTTTCCAAGGAGAGACTGAGGGCCTGGGTCTGCCTCCTCCTCAACAGTTGCTCCATTAATTGTGTCTAAGGAGGAATTGATGATGGCATCAAGCTGACAGACTATAAGCTCTT
This sequence is a window from Mus pahari chromosome 14, PAHARI_EIJ_v1.1, whole genome shotgun sequence. Protein-coding genes within it:
- the Kcnh4 gene encoding potassium voltage-gated channel subfamily H member 4, with amino-acid sequence MPVMKGLLAPQNTFLDTIATRFDGTHSNFLLANAQGPRGFPIVYCSDGFCELTGYGRTEVMQKTCSCRFLYGPETSEPALQRLQKALEGHQEHRTEICFYRKDGSAFWCLLDMVPIKNEMGEVVLFLFSFKDISQSGGPGLGSPGIHGDNNHENSLGRRGTSSRLRSTKRQNRTVLHRLTGHFGRRGQGSVKTNSNVFEPKPSVPEYKVASVGGSRCLLLHYSIPKAVWDGLILLATFYVAVTVPYNVCFAGDDDTPITSRHTLVSDIAVEMLFILDIILNFRTTYVSQSGQVISAPRSIGLHYLATWFFVDLIAALPFDLLYVFNITVTSLVHLLKTVRLLRLLRLLQKLERYSQCSAVVLTLLMSVFALLAHWMACIWYVIGRREMEANDPLLWDIGWLHELGKRLEEPYVNGSAGGPSRRSAYIAALYFTLSSLTSVGFGNVCANTDAEKIFSICTMLIGALMHAVVFGNVTAIIQRMYSRRSLYHSRMKDLKDFIRVHRLPRPLKQRMLEYFQTTWAVNSGIDANELLRDFPDELRADIAMHLNREILQLPLFGAASRGCLRALSLHIKTSFCAPGEYLLRHGDALQAHYYVCSGSLEVLRDNMVLAILGKGDLIGADIPELGQEPGSGAGPSCVLKTSADVKALTYCGLQQLSSRGLAEVLRLYPEYAAAFRAGLPRDLTFNLRQGSENNGLGRFSRSPRLSQARSDTLGSSSDKTLPSITETEGGTEPGAGSKPRRPHLLPNLSPARPRGSLVSLLGEELPPFSALVSSPSLSPSPSPALAGRGQSPSPHGPPRGSAAWKPPQLLIPPLGTFGPPDLSPRIVDGIEDSSNTAEAPTFRFSKRPEPTRTRSQAPPSAGPRLSRELATEAAEEVKEKVCRLNQEISRLNKEVSQLSQELRQVMGLLQARLGLPSQPAGPAWLPDLPCPHQRLPCISPHMSGPPPGLQNTTLAVVHCPASVGTVEIGATPSELRPSTMPPYPSEPETLGPSPVPEASPLTPSLLKHSFQSGSDTFH